One genomic window of Candidatus Kuenenia stuttgartiensis includes the following:
- the cas2 gene encoding CRISPR-associated endonuclease Cas2 translates to MFYLVSYDIPETRRRTKLAKILEDFGDRVQYSVFECILDEKLLGKMIKRIQEIIIAEDDSIRIYSICAGCEKRIEVMGKGKVSKIENIYVI, encoded by the coding sequence ATGTTTTATTTGGTTTCCTATGATATTCCGGAAACAAGAAGAAGGACAAAGCTCGCAAAAATCCTGGAAGACTTTGGCGACCGGGTGCAGTATAGTGTATTTGAATGTATTTTGGATGAGAAGCTTTTAGGCAAAATGATAAAAAGAATACAGGAGATTATAATCGCAGAAGACGACAGTATCCGTATTTATTCTATTTGTGCCGGGTGTGAAAAAAGGATAGAAGTAATGGGAAAGGGAAAGGTCTCAAAGATTGAAAATATATACGTAATTTAA
- a CDS encoding TlpA family protein disulfide reductase yields MNNNVFKRACRNVLFIMMLFLCCETTYANEISRINLDDLENIISDNKGKVVLVNMWATWCPYCRKELPGFSSLQKKYNGKIEIIGIAFDENGDQTVPTFLRKWNVTYTNYLAGEDLTSGFSLLGFPTTIIYDTNGKEVNKHIGYVSEQDFEKEINEILE; encoded by the coding sequence GTGAATAATAACGTATTTAAACGTGCATGCCGCAATGTATTATTTATAATGATGTTGTTTTTATGCTGTGAAACAACCTATGCCAATGAAATTAGCCGCATTAATCTTGATGATTTGGAAAATATTATTTCTGACAATAAAGGGAAGGTGGTTCTGGTAAATATGTGGGCAACATGGTGTCCATACTGCAGAAAAGAATTGCCAGGATTTAGCAGTTTACAAAAAAAATACAATGGCAAGATAGAAATTATTGGGATTGCTTTCGATGAAAACGGTGATCAAACAGTACCGACATTTTTAAGAAAATGGAACGTAACATATACAAATTATCTTGCAGGGGAGGATCTTACTTCAGGATTTAGTTTACTGGGATTTCCAACAACAATTATATACGATACAAACGGAAAAGAAGTTAACAAACACATCGGCTATGTATCAGAACAGGATTTTGAAAAAGAGATTAATGAAATATTGGAATAA